One genomic region from Dermacentor variabilis isolate Ectoservices chromosome 6, ASM5094787v1, whole genome shotgun sequence encodes:
- the LOC142584426 gene encoding uncharacterized protein LOC142584426, with protein MVGAYRSASRPVITAGPSRCRVQPVSVFYPPAPLGGRRTLSPVHYSHAASDECPMLSASGPVATWCRHHIQEQTTTTGNSTSGSAGAVVVPLVSVRHLWLFACSLLFAGATVSLVSAALAVVAWRLLHEPTGSELARNASSAAARAAAASVAAGGGERLANFTHFAADHQPPPTAGKARGSERAQPFGCATPLPVTGDDVALSVE; from the exons ATGGTGGGTGCGTACCGATCCGCCTCTCGGCCCGTGATCACGGCCGGCCCGTCACGCTGCCGCGTGCAGCCGGTGTCCGTGTTTTATCCTCCCGCGCCGCTGGGCGGTCGGCGGACGCTGTCTCCAGTGCACTACTCCCATGCCGCTTCGGATGAGTGTCCCATGCTGTCCGCTAGCGGTCCCGTGGCCACATGGTGCCGGCACCACATCCAGGAG CAGACCACCACGACCGGCAATAGCACGAGTGGCAGCGCAGGGGCCGTGGTTGTTCCCTTGGTCAGCGTGCGACACCTGTGGCTGTTCGCGTGCAGCCTGCTGTTTGCCGGCGCCACCGTGTCGCTGGTGTCCGCCGCTCTGGCCGTGGTTGCCTGGCGGCTCCTCCACGAGCCGACGGGATCCGAGCTGGCGCGCAACGCGTCCTCCGCCGCGGCGCGCGCTGCCGCGGCCTCCGTCGCTGCTGGCGGAGGCGAGAGGCTCGCGAATTTCACGCATTTCGCCGCCGACCACCAGCCGCCACCCACGGCCGGGAAAGCTCGAGGAAGCGAGAGGGCCCAGCCCTTCGGGTGCGCCACACCACTTCCGGTCACCGGAGATGACGTGGCGCTGTCTGTCGAGTAG